A single window of Rhinoraja longicauda isolate Sanriku21f chromosome 29, sRhiLon1.1, whole genome shotgun sequence DNA harbors:
- the LOC144607843 gene encoding keratin, type I cytoskeletal 19-like has product MNFGQQRSVVSKGWSTQSYTGGSQRMKSSNTGTGTSGYVRSGGMGLGGMRSKMSFGMSSNIGMGSGMSLGGGMGMGGGIVNNEKQTMQDLNDRLAHYLNMVGALEKSNMELEVEISAYCDKHGPAQRDDSAYWATIRGLREQIINMILDNSGVMLQVDNSKLAAEDFRTKYENELGIRMSVDNDINGLRTMLDNMTMDKSQLEMDIENLREEIIYIRKNHEDELKGLRTQMSGNVSVAVTSDSGVDLLQIMDEMRGKYEAAAKKNKDDLDNWYKEQCVSVELQVAVNTGALDAEKGQLSELRRTLQGLETEFQTYLSMIASLEQSLSETDCRYSTERSKLEMMLQTLEMELSEARGKIHAQNDEYTMLLNIKCRLETEIETYRRLLGGYGQTTTVQKTRSTVSTVVKENIPDPVVSKKTVMYEVVEVMVDGQVVSTETQQVRN; this is encoded by the exons ATGAATTTCGGTCAGCAAAGATCCGTCGTTTCCAAGGGCTGGAGCACACAGAGCTACACTGGTGGCAGCCAGAGGATGAAGAGCTCCAACACCGGCACCGGCACCAGCGGCTACGTCCGCAGCGGCGGTATGGGCTTGGGCGGGATGCGCTCCAAAATGAGCTTTGGGATGAGCTCCAACATCGGGATGGGCAGCGGGATGAGCTTGGGCGGCGGGATGGGCATGGGGGGCGGCATCGTCAACAACGAGAAGCAGACGATGCAGGACTTGAACGACCGCCTGGCGCATTATCTGAACATGGTCGGCGCCCTGGAGAAGTCCAACATGGAGCTGGAGGTCGAGATCAGCGCTTACTGCGACAAGCACGGTCCCGCCCAGCGCGACGACAGCGCTTACTGGGCCACCATCAGGGGCCTCCGGGAACAG ATCATCAACATGATCCTCGACAACTCGGGCGTAATGCTGCAGGTCGACAACTCCAAACTCGCAGCCGAGGACTTCAGAACCAA GTACGAAAACGAGCTGGGCATTCGAATGTCCGTGGACAATGATATCAACGGCCTCCGGACAATGCTGGACAACATGACCATGGATAAGAGTCAGCTGGAGATGGACATCGAGAACCTGAGGGAGGAGATCATTTACATCAGGAAAAACCACGAGGAT GAGCTGAAAGGTCTGCGTACGCAGATGTCTGGTAACGTCTCCGTAGCTGTCACGTCTGACAGTGGCGTCGACTTGCTCCAGATTATGGACGAGATGCGTGGAAAGTATGAGGCCGCGGCCAAGAAGAACAAGGATGATCTTGACAATTGGTACAAGGAACAG TGCGTGAGTGTGGAGCTGCAAGTCGCAGTCAATACTGGAGCTCTTGATGCCGAGAAGGGGCAGCTAAGTGAGCTGAGACGCACCCTGCAGGGACTGGAGACGGAGTTCCAGACCTACCTTAGTATG ATTGCATCACTGGAACAATCTCTCAGTGAGACAGATTGCCGCTACTCTACCGAGAGGAGCAAGCTTGAGATGATGCTCCAAACACTGGAAATGGAACTGTCCGAGGCCCGCGGTAAAATCCATGCGCAGAACGATGAGTACACAATGCTACTGAATATCAAATGCAGGCTGGAGACAGAAATCGAAACGTATCGCAGGCTGCTTGGCGGATATGG GCAAACAACAACAGTGCAAAAAACCAGATCTACTGTTTCTACTGTGGTCAAAGAGAACATTCCCG ACCCTGTTGTTTCAAAGAAGACAGTTATGTACGAGGTGGTTGAGGTAATGGTTGATGGGCAGGTGGTGTCTactgaaactcagcaggtcagaaattaA